From the Malus domestica chromosome 17, GDT2T_hap1 genome, one window contains:
- the LOC139193500 gene encoding ankyrin repeat-containing protein NPR4-like isoform X3, which yields MRGDDGDAPMHLLEGRREALIARRETGVTLLHLAVFYTKVDIAKKLVHLMEREDLEIPDNVGLTALHYVIDRTPENVELAECMVGKNKTLLSISLPPEKTIPLLAGKTTPLIQAHYIRSEGGEKMARCLYSLTPHETLNDSECAMLVIRGLMLKRFDIAWDLIQRRPELVIAKDFYGRTPLNELASISSAFLSGSSLNFWEQWIYDGIQIPAIEDDVCINIQKPEDGEQSNKRQKHLIYSGTSLFRGLVVKTFGKLLGFDRIYRMKLAHVRILEFLPCMCEVTKNKDVKELQGLEKAMFLAIKKGHVEYITHLCRANYKLHDITNEKGRNIFQFAAECRQHKIFSLLYGLGDQRNWEPFVSGKDKSGNNMLHVVGTISSAAQINRIQGAALQMQRELQWFKEVERFAESVDHEVINKTDEMTPRELFTKVHKDLVKEGEKAMKDTATSCTVVGALIVTIMFAAAFTVPGGNKQDTGLPVFLSKTAFITFIVSDVISLFSSTTSVMIFLGILTSRYAENDFLLSLPTKMILGHITLFISIVAMMITFSSALSIMLHGKSSIAILLTLLTSVPVASFIWMQFPLLLELIISTYGAGVFDRKIKNWPREDPKYSDSC from the exons ATGAGGGGTGATGATGGGGATGCTCCAATGCATCTTCTTGAGGGACGTCGCGAGGCATTAATTGCAAGGCGTGAGACCGGTGTGACACTTCTTCACCTGGCAGTCTTTTATACGAAGGTGGACATTGCAAAAAAATTGGTGCACTTAATGGAACGAGAAGACTTGGAAATACCAGACAATGTGGGTCTTACCGCTCTTCATTATGTTATAGATAGAACTCCAGAAAACGTCGAACTAGCAGAATGCATGGTTGGAAAGAACAAGACGTTACTCAGCATTTCCCTTCCTCCCGAGAAAACCATCCCACTTTTGGCCGGCAAAACTACCCCACTTATTCAGGCTCATTATATTCGTAGTGAAGGAGGAGAAAAAATGGCTCGATGCCTTTATTCCCTCACTCCGCACGAAACCCTGAATGATTCTGAATGTGCTATGCTTGTTATCCGCGGTCTTATGTTAAAAAGATTTG ATATTGCGTGGGATTTAATTCAGCGCCGCCCAGAGTTGGTCATTGCTAAAGATTTTTACGGGAGAACACCTTTAAATGAACTAGCAAGTATAAGTTCTGCATTCCTAAGTGGAAGCTCGCTCAATTTTTGGGAACAATGGATTTATGACG GCATACAAATCCCTGCCATTGAGGATGATGTTTGTATAAACATTCAAAAACCGGAAGATGGCGAGCAGAGTAATAAAAGGCAAAAGCATCTCATTTACTCAG GTACAAGTTTATTTCGTGGACTAGTTGTCAAGACCTTCGGTAAACTTTTGG GATTCGATCGTATATATCGAATGAAATTGGCCCATGTTCGGATCCTCGAATTTCTACCTTGCATGTGTGAAGTGACGAAAAATAAAGATGTTAAAGAATTGCAAGGCTTGGAAAAAGCAATGTTCCTAGCAATAAAAAAAGGGCATGTGGAGTATATTACTCATTTATGCAGGGCAAATTATAAACTCCATGACATCACCAATGAAAAAGGCCGGAACATCTTTCAATTTGCAGCTGAATGTCGTCAACATAAAATTTTTAGTCTATTATATGGACTAGGTGATCAACGCAACTGGGAACCGTTCGTAAGTGGGAAAGATAAGTCTGGCAATAACATGCTGCATGTGGTAGGAACTATTTCCTCCGCCGCACAGATTAATCGTATTCAAGGTGCAGCTTTGCAAATGCAAAGGGAACTGCAATGGTTCAAG GAGGTGGAACGTTTTGCAGAGTCTGTAGATCATGAAGTAATAAATAAAACGGATGAGATGACACCACGTGAATTATTTACCAAGGTTCACAAGGACTTGGTGAAAGAGGGTGAAAAGGCAATGAAAGATACAGCAACCTCTTGCACAGTTGTAGGGGCTCTCATCGTTACTATCATGTTTGCTGCAGCGTTTACGGTTCCTGGTGGAAATAAACAAGATACAGGTCTTCCTGTATTCTTAAGTAAGACGGCATTCATAACTTTTATAGTTTCAGATGTTATATCGCTCTTTTCTTCCACAACTTCAGTAATGATATTTTTAGGAATCCTCACATCGCGTTATGCCGAAAATGATTTCCTCTTATCATTGCCAACAAAAATGATATTAGGCCATATCACCCTTTTTATATCTATCGTGGCAATGATGATAACTTTTTCTTCAGCCCTTTCCATTATGCTTCATGGAAAATCATCCATTGCTATTCTACTTACTTTGCTTACAAGTGTTCCAGTTGCATCTTTCATATGGATGCAATTTCCCCTCCTCCTTGAGTTAATCATTTCTACTTATGGAGCAGGCGTGTTTGacaggaaaataaaaaattggccTCGTGAAGACCCTAAATACTCTGACTCGTGTTAA
- the LOC139193500 gene encoding uncharacterized protein isoform X1 gives MTDTVVPSPIVHELLNEDNYEEWSLRVETYLLAKGLWEVVEATTEPPKREDGEVEFNAWRKSNAEALHSIQVSCGADTFSYIRGTRSAKVAWDILAEKLKPTEASQPTGTGEISNDHIYVTLASLAGKEDYYINQTIADFIMRGDDGDAPMHLLEGRREALIARRETGVTLLHLAVFYTKVDIAKKLVHLMEREDLEIPDNVGLTALHYVIDRTPENVELAECMVGKNKTLLSISLPPEKTIPLLAGKTTPLIQAHYIRSEGGEKMARCLYSLTPHETLNDSECAMLVIRGLMLKRFDIAWDLIQRRPELVIAKDFYGRTPLNELASISSAFLSGSSLNFWEQWIYDGIQIPAIEDDVCINIQKPEDGEQSNKRQKHLIYSGTSLFRGLVVKTFGKLLGFDRIYRMKLAHVRILEFLPCMCEVTKNKDVKELQGLEKAMFLAIKKGHVEYITHLCRANYKLHDITNEKGRNIFQFAAECRQHKIFSLLYGLGDQRNWEPFVSGKDKSGNNMLHVVGTISSAAQINRIQGAALQMQRELQWFKEVERFAESVDHEVINKTDEMTPRELFTKVHKDLVKEGEKAMKDTATSCTVVGALIVTIMFAAAFTVPGGNKQDTGLPVFLSKTAFITFIVSDVISLFSSTTSVMIFLGILTSRYAENDFLLSLPTKMILGHITLFISIVAMMITFSSALSIMLHGKSSIAILLTLLTSVPVASFIWMQFPLLLELIISTYGAGVFDRKIKNWPREDPKYSDSC, from the exons ATGACAGACACAGTTGTCCCAAGTCCAATTGTTCATGAACTTCTAAACGAAGATAACTATGAAGAATGGAGTTTGCGAGTTGAAACCTACCTGTTGGCAAAAGGTCTTTGGGAAGTTGTGGAAGCCACGACTGAGCCTCCTAAACGAGAAGATGGTGAAGTTGAATTTAACGCTTGGAGGAAGAGTAATGCCGAGGCTTTGCACTCGATCCAGGTTTCTTGTGGGGCCGATACTTTTTCTTATATTAGGGGCACCCGCTCAGCCAAAGTTGCCTGGGATATTTTGGCAGAAAAGTTGAAGCCAACTGAAGCATCCCAACCCACAGGAACCG GGGAGATATCCAACGACCACATATATGTAACGTTAGCTAGCTTGGCAGGAAAAGAAGACTACTACATTAATCAAACTATTGCGGATTTCATTATGAGGGGTGATGATGGGGATGCTCCAATGCATCTTCTTGAGGGACGTCGCGAGGCATTAATTGCAAGGCGTGAGACCGGTGTGACACTTCTTCACCTGGCAGTCTTTTATACGAAGGTGGACATTGCAAAAAAATTGGTGCACTTAATGGAACGAGAAGACTTGGAAATACCAGACAATGTGGGTCTTACCGCTCTTCATTATGTTATAGATAGAACTCCAGAAAACGTCGAACTAGCAGAATGCATGGTTGGAAAGAACAAGACGTTACTCAGCATTTCCCTTCCTCCCGAGAAAACCATCCCACTTTTGGCCGGCAAAACTACCCCACTTATTCAGGCTCATTATATTCGTAGTGAAGGAGGAGAAAAAATGGCTCGATGCCTTTATTCCCTCACTCCGCACGAAACCCTGAATGATTCTGAATGTGCTATGCTTGTTATCCGCGGTCTTATGTTAAAAAGATTTG ATATTGCGTGGGATTTAATTCAGCGCCGCCCAGAGTTGGTCATTGCTAAAGATTTTTACGGGAGAACACCTTTAAATGAACTAGCAAGTATAAGTTCTGCATTCCTAAGTGGAAGCTCGCTCAATTTTTGGGAACAATGGATTTATGACG GCATACAAATCCCTGCCATTGAGGATGATGTTTGTATAAACATTCAAAAACCGGAAGATGGCGAGCAGAGTAATAAAAGGCAAAAGCATCTCATTTACTCAG GTACAAGTTTATTTCGTGGACTAGTTGTCAAGACCTTCGGTAAACTTTTGG GATTCGATCGTATATATCGAATGAAATTGGCCCATGTTCGGATCCTCGAATTTCTACCTTGCATGTGTGAAGTGACGAAAAATAAAGATGTTAAAGAATTGCAAGGCTTGGAAAAAGCAATGTTCCTAGCAATAAAAAAAGGGCATGTGGAGTATATTACTCATTTATGCAGGGCAAATTATAAACTCCATGACATCACCAATGAAAAAGGCCGGAACATCTTTCAATTTGCAGCTGAATGTCGTCAACATAAAATTTTTAGTCTATTATATGGACTAGGTGATCAACGCAACTGGGAACCGTTCGTAAGTGGGAAAGATAAGTCTGGCAATAACATGCTGCATGTGGTAGGAACTATTTCCTCCGCCGCACAGATTAATCGTATTCAAGGTGCAGCTTTGCAAATGCAAAGGGAACTGCAATGGTTCAAG GAGGTGGAACGTTTTGCAGAGTCTGTAGATCATGAAGTAATAAATAAAACGGATGAGATGACACCACGTGAATTATTTACCAAGGTTCACAAGGACTTGGTGAAAGAGGGTGAAAAGGCAATGAAAGATACAGCAACCTCTTGCACAGTTGTAGGGGCTCTCATCGTTACTATCATGTTTGCTGCAGCGTTTACGGTTCCTGGTGGAAATAAACAAGATACAGGTCTTCCTGTATTCTTAAGTAAGACGGCATTCATAACTTTTATAGTTTCAGATGTTATATCGCTCTTTTCTTCCACAACTTCAGTAATGATATTTTTAGGAATCCTCACATCGCGTTATGCCGAAAATGATTTCCTCTTATCATTGCCAACAAAAATGATATTAGGCCATATCACCCTTTTTATATCTATCGTGGCAATGATGATAACTTTTTCTTCAGCCCTTTCCATTATGCTTCATGGAAAATCATCCATTGCTATTCTACTTACTTTGCTTACAAGTGTTCCAGTTGCATCTTTCATATGGATGCAATTTCCCCTCCTCCTTGAGTTAATCATTTCTACTTATGGAGCAGGCGTGTTTGacaggaaaataaaaaattggccTCGTGAAGACCCTAAATACTCTGACTCGTGTTAA
- the LOC139193500 gene encoding uncharacterized protein isoform X2, producing MTDTVVPSPIVHELLNEDNYEEWSLRVETYLLAKGLWEVVEATTEPPKREDGEVEFNAWRKSNAEALHSIQVSCGADTFSYIRGTRSAKVAWDILAEKLKPTEASQPTGTGKEDYYINQTIADFIMRGDDGDAPMHLLEGRREALIARRETGVTLLHLAVFYTKVDIAKKLVHLMEREDLEIPDNVGLTALHYVIDRTPENVELAECMVGKNKTLLSISLPPEKTIPLLAGKTTPLIQAHYIRSEGGEKMARCLYSLTPHETLNDSECAMLVIRGLMLKRFDIAWDLIQRRPELVIAKDFYGRTPLNELASISSAFLSGSSLNFWEQWIYDGIQIPAIEDDVCINIQKPEDGEQSNKRQKHLIYSGTSLFRGLVVKTFGKLLGFDRIYRMKLAHVRILEFLPCMCEVTKNKDVKELQGLEKAMFLAIKKGHVEYITHLCRANYKLHDITNEKGRNIFQFAAECRQHKIFSLLYGLGDQRNWEPFVSGKDKSGNNMLHVVGTISSAAQINRIQGAALQMQRELQWFKEVERFAESVDHEVINKTDEMTPRELFTKVHKDLVKEGEKAMKDTATSCTVVGALIVTIMFAAAFTVPGGNKQDTGLPVFLSKTAFITFIVSDVISLFSSTTSVMIFLGILTSRYAENDFLLSLPTKMILGHITLFISIVAMMITFSSALSIMLHGKSSIAILLTLLTSVPVASFIWMQFPLLLELIISTYGAGVFDRKIKNWPREDPKYSDSC from the exons ATGACAGACACAGTTGTCCCAAGTCCAATTGTTCATGAACTTCTAAACGAAGATAACTATGAAGAATGGAGTTTGCGAGTTGAAACCTACCTGTTGGCAAAAGGTCTTTGGGAAGTTGTGGAAGCCACGACTGAGCCTCCTAAACGAGAAGATGGTGAAGTTGAATTTAACGCTTGGAGGAAGAGTAATGCCGAGGCTTTGCACTCGATCCAGGTTTCTTGTGGGGCCGATACTTTTTCTTATATTAGGGGCACCCGCTCAGCCAAAGTTGCCTGGGATATTTTGGCAGAAAAGTTGAAGCCAACTGAAGCATCCCAACCCACAGGAACCG GAAAAGAAGACTACTACATTAATCAAACTATTGCGGATTTCATTATGAGGGGTGATGATGGGGATGCTCCAATGCATCTTCTTGAGGGACGTCGCGAGGCATTAATTGCAAGGCGTGAGACCGGTGTGACACTTCTTCACCTGGCAGTCTTTTATACGAAGGTGGACATTGCAAAAAAATTGGTGCACTTAATGGAACGAGAAGACTTGGAAATACCAGACAATGTGGGTCTTACCGCTCTTCATTATGTTATAGATAGAACTCCAGAAAACGTCGAACTAGCAGAATGCATGGTTGGAAAGAACAAGACGTTACTCAGCATTTCCCTTCCTCCCGAGAAAACCATCCCACTTTTGGCCGGCAAAACTACCCCACTTATTCAGGCTCATTATATTCGTAGTGAAGGAGGAGAAAAAATGGCTCGATGCCTTTATTCCCTCACTCCGCACGAAACCCTGAATGATTCTGAATGTGCTATGCTTGTTATCCGCGGTCTTATGTTAAAAAGATTTG ATATTGCGTGGGATTTAATTCAGCGCCGCCCAGAGTTGGTCATTGCTAAAGATTTTTACGGGAGAACACCTTTAAATGAACTAGCAAGTATAAGTTCTGCATTCCTAAGTGGAAGCTCGCTCAATTTTTGGGAACAATGGATTTATGACG GCATACAAATCCCTGCCATTGAGGATGATGTTTGTATAAACATTCAAAAACCGGAAGATGGCGAGCAGAGTAATAAAAGGCAAAAGCATCTCATTTACTCAG GTACAAGTTTATTTCGTGGACTAGTTGTCAAGACCTTCGGTAAACTTTTGG GATTCGATCGTATATATCGAATGAAATTGGCCCATGTTCGGATCCTCGAATTTCTACCTTGCATGTGTGAAGTGACGAAAAATAAAGATGTTAAAGAATTGCAAGGCTTGGAAAAAGCAATGTTCCTAGCAATAAAAAAAGGGCATGTGGAGTATATTACTCATTTATGCAGGGCAAATTATAAACTCCATGACATCACCAATGAAAAAGGCCGGAACATCTTTCAATTTGCAGCTGAATGTCGTCAACATAAAATTTTTAGTCTATTATATGGACTAGGTGATCAACGCAACTGGGAACCGTTCGTAAGTGGGAAAGATAAGTCTGGCAATAACATGCTGCATGTGGTAGGAACTATTTCCTCCGCCGCACAGATTAATCGTATTCAAGGTGCAGCTTTGCAAATGCAAAGGGAACTGCAATGGTTCAAG GAGGTGGAACGTTTTGCAGAGTCTGTAGATCATGAAGTAATAAATAAAACGGATGAGATGACACCACGTGAATTATTTACCAAGGTTCACAAGGACTTGGTGAAAGAGGGTGAAAAGGCAATGAAAGATACAGCAACCTCTTGCACAGTTGTAGGGGCTCTCATCGTTACTATCATGTTTGCTGCAGCGTTTACGGTTCCTGGTGGAAATAAACAAGATACAGGTCTTCCTGTATTCTTAAGTAAGACGGCATTCATAACTTTTATAGTTTCAGATGTTATATCGCTCTTTTCTTCCACAACTTCAGTAATGATATTTTTAGGAATCCTCACATCGCGTTATGCCGAAAATGATTTCCTCTTATCATTGCCAACAAAAATGATATTAGGCCATATCACCCTTTTTATATCTATCGTGGCAATGATGATAACTTTTTCTTCAGCCCTTTCCATTATGCTTCATGGAAAATCATCCATTGCTATTCTACTTACTTTGCTTACAAGTGTTCCAGTTGCATCTTTCATATGGATGCAATTTCCCCTCCTCCTTGAGTTAATCATTTCTACTTATGGAGCAGGCGTGTTTGacaggaaaataaaaaattggccTCGTGAAGACCCTAAATACTCTGACTCGTGTTAA